Part of the Fimbriimonadaceae bacterium genome, GACTCCCGACATCGAATAACTTATTCTGAATCCAACGCAGATCTGCCTCGAGTTGCGCGGAGGCGGGAGACGCACCTCCACCCTCGGCGTTCATCGCCCGCACCAACCCCACCGACGCATTCAGCTCATCGACCGTGCCATAGGCTTCGACTCGCAGGCAGTCCTTCCAAACCTGTTGTCCGCCGGCTAACCTCGTTTGGCCCGCGTCGCCCGTTCGTGTATAGACCTTGGTGATTCGCATCCCGGTAGTCTCTCCTTCCATTCGACTCTCTGACCCCATGCCTCATAGTGCACCAAATTTTCAACAGAAAGCCTGGCTCGCCACCCGGCGGCCTCAAGG contains:
- a CDS encoding ATP:cob(I)alamin adenosyltransferase, with the translated sequence MRITKVYTRTGDAGQTRLAGGQQVWKDCLRVEAYGTVDELNASVGLVRAMNAEGGGASPASAQLEADLRWIQNKLFDVGS